A single window of Engraulis encrasicolus isolate BLACKSEA-1 chromosome 20, IST_EnEncr_1.0, whole genome shotgun sequence DNA harbors:
- the LOC134436160 gene encoding probable ATP-dependent DNA helicase RecS, with protein sequence MAAYVQESELLFDSAISAVLSKLTHTDSLKDEEKTVLKEFIGGNDVIALLPNGFGKNLSPLAPLVVREMGRIQDPIVIVLSPLLDLIDYKIRQAELLGVSAAKLGGKDDSNILKGNYQLVFGSPESWLKKKWLGMLSSRVYQARIVGIVVDEAHFAYKWGQGANGNPALRESFYRMGELRSIVKEGTPVMALTASAETVNRNRVSHVLDMHSATRVTVSPNRNNIRLGLKRVPEDDLDCMDWVATEVREKGLSMCPIIIYCAELVAVGKVFCHLKAELGEDAWVDKDPERKAANLLIGMYHCKTLPQYKERVLASLNGEGSCRVVVATTALGMGMGHNFPSVSHVVMYGAPEDVETIVQQVGRAGRNALPSHAVLYAVKGTPNVDKTVRSVIKAGATGCLRKALFSHFEENTTSLEPGHLCCTYCHSTCLCSAGACVEPAPKCESAQPHVQTTPLRSRDVTEEDRDLMRECLHDYMHSLVPNVPLFTSKSLCTGFGEELIEEAVKHSPYIFDINYITNNLPVFSLRHAQEILLIVSEVFGDFEYTEQTLPDEKFEEPDLYFTGYFDEPDDEEFEIN encoded by the exons ATGGCGGCTTACGTACAGGAGTCTGAACTCCTCTTCGATTctgcaatttcagcggtgttatcgaAACTAACACATACAGATTCTTTAAAAGACGAAGAGAAAACTGTTTTGAAGGAATTTATTGGTGGCAATGATGTTATCGCGCTTCTCCCGAACGGGTTTGGCAAGAACTTATCTCCATTGGCTCCCCTGGTCGTGAGAGAGATGGGACGGATACAGGACCCCATTGTGATAGTCTTATCTCCACTGCTTGATCTGATTGACTATAAAATTCGCCAGGCTGAACTTTTGGGGGTTTCAGCGGCGAAGCTGGGAGGAAAGGACGACAGCAATATCCTCAAAGGAAACTACCAGCTCGTGTTCGGCAGCCCCGAATCCTGGTTGAAGAAGAAATGGCTGGGCATGCTGTCTTCGCGTGTTTACCAGGCCAGGATAGTGGGGATTGTTGTCGACGAGGCTCATTTCGCCTATAAATG GGGTCAAGGTGCGAACGGGAATCCAGCCTTGAGAGAGAGCTTTTATCGCATGGGAGAGCTCCGTTCAATTGTGAAAGAAG GTACACCTGTCATGGCTTTGACAGCATCTGCTGAAACTGTCAACAGAAACCGGGTCAGCCACGTGCTAGACATGCACAGTGCAACTCGGGTAACTGTGAGCCCAAACAGGAACAACATCAGGCTTGGGCTGAAGCGTGTTCCTGAAGATGACCTGGATTGCATGGATTGGGTGGCAACGGAGGTCAGAGAGAAGGGACTGTCGATGTGTCCAATTATTATTTATTGCGCTGAACTGGTGGCAGTTGGAAAAGTGTTCTGCCACCTGAAAGCTGAACTTGGAGAGGATGCATGGGTGGACAAGGACCCTGAGCGCAAGGCTGCAAACCTGCTGATTGGGATGTACCACTGCAAGACATTGCCACAGTACAAAGAAAGAGTGCTTGCATCACTCAATGGTGAGGGTAGCTGCAGGGTAGTTGTTGCTACAACTGCATTGGGGATGGGCATGGGACACAACTTTCCTAGCGTGTCCCATGTGGTCATGTATGGAGCACCAGAGGATGTGGAAACCATAGTGCAGCAGGTTGGTCGGGCCGGTAGAAACGCTCTACCCTCACATGCAGTGCTATATGCAGTCAAAGGAACACCCAATGTTGACAAGACAGTGAGGTCAGTGATTAAGGCAGGGGCAACGGGCTGCCTTAGGAAAGCCCTATTTAGCCACTTCGAGGAGaacaccacaagtttggagcccgGTCATCTGTGTTGCACCTACTGCCATTCCACTTGTTTGTGTTCAGCTGGGGCTTGTGTTGAGCCTGCTCCAAAATGTGAGTCTGCACAACCACATGTGCAAACTACCCCACTAAGATCTAGAGACGTGACTGAAGAGGACAGGGATCTTATGAGAGAATGCTTACATGATTACATGCATAGTTTAGTACCAAACGTGCCACTTTTCACAAGCAAGAGTCTCTGCACTGGGTTTGGGGAGGAGCTTATTGAGGAAGCAGTCAAGCACAGTCCCTACATCTTTGACATAAATTACATAACAAACAACCTACCGGTCTTTAGTTTACGACATGCTCAAGAAATTCTATTGATTGTGAGCGAGGTGTTTGGTGACTTTGAGTATACAGAGCAAACTCTTCCTGATGAGAAATTCGAAGAACCAGACCTGTATTTCACTGGCTATTTTGATGAACCAGATGATGAGGAGTTTGAAATTAACTAG